From the Catharus ustulatus isolate bCatUst1 chromosome 15, bCatUst1.pri.v2, whole genome shotgun sequence genome, the window ACCTGACATCTGTGGTGCTGATGAAGGTTGGTACTGCCTCCCAACATGGAGCAGAATCCCACAGCCCCCCATTCTCACTCTTGAGTTTTTTGTTCTCCTCTGTCTCACTGCCCTCCTTGGTGCCTAGAGGGGGAGGAAGGTGGCATGTGGCTCCAGCGAAGGCACCATCTACCTCTTCAACTGGGATGGCTTTGGGGCCGCCAGCGACCGCTTTGCGCTCAGGGCAGAGACCATTGACTGCATGGTGCCCGTCACGGACAGCATCGTGTGCGTCGGGTCCCTGGACGGAGTCATCAGGtcagaggggaggggaggggagggatggggtgagggggaatggagaggggtgggagggcATGGGGCAGGAGGGATTGTGGGGAGtgagatgggatggggaggggagggtggTGGGATAGGAAAGAGAGGAGTGGGCTGGAGATGGGGTGGGgtggcatgggatgggatggggaggtgtgggatgggatgagaagGTGTGGGATGAGAAGGTGTGGGATGAGGAGGGTGTGGGATGGCAAGGGGTGGGATGAGGAGGGGTGGGATGCCATCAGCCTTGCCTAGGACACCGGACAGGAGGGCAGAGAGCGTCCCCGGGCGCTGCAGGGCCCTCAATGCCCCCGTGCCGTGCCCAGGGCCGTGAACGTGCTGCCGAACCGCGTGCTGGGCTGCGTGGGGCAGCACCTGGGCGAGCCCATCGAGCAGCTGGCCGTGGCCGCGGACGGGAAGCTCCTGGCCAGCAGCGGCCACGACCAGAAGGTGAAGTTCTGGGACGTGTCGGCGCTCGGCTCCATGGTGGTCGATGATTACCGCCGGAAGAAGAAGAAGGGCGGGCCGCTGCGCGCCCTCAGCAGCAAGGCGCTGGGCAGCGGGGAGGATTTCTTCGCCGACCTGCGGGACGAGGCCGAGCCGGAGGAGGGGGCGGGAGATGGCGGTGGCAGCGGCGACAGCGACACCGACAGTGactgagcggggccggggccgcgccccctcagcccctgggCGGGGCTGTGCGCGTCCATCTCGCGGGGCGCGGCCAATCAGAGCCGAAGCCCCAGGGAGTGCCCGCCCACGGGGCGTGGCCTCCCTGCAATACTGTCACTGTCGGCGGGCAGGACGCTCGCATTCTGATTGGCTTCTAGGGCTGCCAATCAAGCTGGGCTGTGGGCGCGGTGTTAAAGGGACCGCGCGTGTCGGAGCAGGTGGGGTCTCGAGGGGGAGCGGTTGTGAGGGCTCGGAGGAGGGCCCGGGATGGCGGGACAGCCTGGCCATGGTGGGGCGGAGGGTCCTGCCGGAGGGGTGTCCCTGATATCGGCGGGGCCTGGACGGGAGGCCCTTAGGGGTGGGGGGCCATGGCTGAGGGGAGAGGGTCTGTACACGGGGGGACATGGCTGAGGGCCCCTGGTGAAGGTTATGGGGCAAGGGGCTGTGACTGAACATCCCTGCTGAATAAGAGGGCTCTGAGACTGGGGGGACATGGCCAGGTGTTCATCCCTTCCTGCCTTGCTGTCCCAGCAGGTCAATTATCCTttgtaaattaattaattctttaaCTCTGTTAGAAATAAACCCAGTGCCTTTTACTTCCCAGCGCCTTGTGGTGATGGTTTGGCTCATTCTCATGAGGTAGATTCCTAGTGTACCCCAGGAGGGACAGACAGGCTTCCAGGgactgcaaaaaataaaaaaatgcatcaaaaaGCTCTTGGAGGACGCTGAGGATCTCCAAAAGGAAGAGGGATGGAATTTGGGTGCTGCAAAGGGACGGGGCGGGTCCAGCTGTGTATCACAGTGTGCCAtgagtggggagggggacagggattCCTCCTGGGATGGGACCGTCcctggggatgagcagaggggcagcagggcctggagcagtatcagacagggctgggcactggctGGGGCCCCTGGGGGAACCCCTGTGGGGAACAGCGAGGATCTGGTGCAGGATTTCTACTCCTGGCTGTGGCTCACATCCCCCAGCCAATTCCCAGCATTGCTGGGGACCCCTTGGACCACCAACCGCAGCCCCCAGGGGTTCGTGCTGCAGCTgttgggatgggagctgggccATCTATGAAACAGAGACACCTGGAGTCCCTGGAGAGCATAAAGgggtgtcttggtttgaaagacaggtgtctgctaaggaaggcaggagcctcccttgGAATGGTTATTGTTCCTTACCAACAGAACCAGGAAAATTCCCtaagacagagaaaaacaaaaggaaaaaccctAACATCCAACAAGATGCTAGCAGATGTCTCAGAGGTCCACCAAAATGCACTGGGGAGGACAGCAGGATGTGCCAGGAGGAGCTTGAGGTGTAGCAAAAGCCGGTCAGCAAGAGCCCAGCAGGTAGAAGACAACAAAGACTGAGGTGCCAGGGAATGCTGCTTCCCACACAATGGGCCCACcctgtcccttctcctgcctttcctggtGTGTGGGGAAAGCACTGAGATGTACTGGATTggcagggagctgaggatgCAGGAGGAACAGATGACATGACACAGCTGGTGCTTTCCAGAACTCTTTAATCCCAAAAGAACATGTAGCCTGACCTCCCACTCCTGACGAATCATTCATGGACAGCTGGCAACCCCACAGCTGCTTCCTCACTATGCAATGAAATTACAGGCACTCCTCTccccacacagcagctccaccaGCCCACAGAACGTCTGTGACCACCTGCACACTCCCTGTGTGTGGCCTTGTCCTCCCCTGAAGCTGTTCCTCAGGAACCAGGAATGCCAGTAGAGGAATTCATGGCAGTGGCATCcggtgctggcagctcctcccagagctgctgcttctcctggctctgcccctccAACACAACACAAACCAGCTGAACAAGCCAAACTTGGCAGGAACAACAACCCAAACGAGAACCAACTCAAGAGCGGCCCGGGGACAGGGTGGCTGCCATGGAACAGGGCAGCAGCCTTTATCCTCCAGAGTCTGCTCTCAGAACTGATGCAAACATCCCAAAGGGAAACTGGAACACGGCTGGGAGCCCCGCAGGGCTCGGGCTCCATCATGGCTTCAGCAGAACGGCTGCCTACATCAGCTGGCACCCTGCAGTAGAGAGGGAAGCATCAGGCTCTGTCCTCACCCCAACCCTGCTCCCTCtagctccctgtgctcccaaacAGAAATCCCACCCACAGCTCAGAGGTGACAGTGTTTCAGCCCTGCCAGTCAGCCtgggtccctccctgccccagcagtgccacagctccaCACTCCCAGCATACACCTCCATACtttgggaaagggagggagTTGGCTGTGTAAGGACTCACCAAGGCCTAGCTTAACAGCTGGAGAGTGTGCAGGGCCGCTGCTACCTTGGCCTTCTTGAACTCGCTCAGGCCATGCCTGTCCGAAAAGACCCACGTGAAGTCAGTGACGAGCACCTGGAATCCTGGGATCACCACCTGGTACCAGAACTTCTGCCACCCATTGGGTTTCACCAGAACACACTTGATCAAGAACACAGGTTTCCTCAGGCAAAGCTTCCAGCACAGCATGTTCAGGCACTCCAGCACGTCCTCTAATGGCAGACACGGGGCCACCGCCCCGGGCACTGCCAGGTTGTTGCCTCCCTGCACCGAGATGGACAATGGCTCctcctcacagagctgctgcagcttcttcTTCAGCTGGGAGTCCAGCCAGTCCACTCTGATCCCTGCTTCCCTGAGCCTCAGGTTCCCTAGGAGACAGGAGATGTTCACTTACCCTCCATCCCCATCATCtgttgcagtgatttccaggatTTTAGGGGTAGCTTGAATTTAGGGCCAAGGTGAACAGATACTGAAGCCAAATGCTCCTCAGCTGGGGCAGAGATGGGTACAAACCAGGACTTTGGAAGTCTCAGCTGGATGTCTGGGAAGTGTGTCCCACCAGGGCATTGCAATCATGGGACAGGGCTCAGAAGGATTGAGCAGCTCCATCAGGACTGTTTAAGGGACATTGGGGGATTGGGCAGCTCCACTAGACAGGTTTAATAACTTGGTTAATGTTATGGATGCCCTGAACTGTGATGCTTTGGCTctgagcaggcagctcctggagacCTCCAGCAGCCCCTTCATCCCACCACTAGTAGGACTGCCAGAAATCAACTGCACCAAGGGCAGCTGGCAACCCACgggacacagggagagagcAAGAGATGTCTCAAGGCTGAAGTCACCCTGCAGCCAAGCCTGGAGGTAGGAAACACCAGGAAGACCAGTCCAAGCAGCATCCCTCAGCACCACTCACCTTCCATTAGGGCTTTCCTGGCCAGCGCGGCAGCCTCGTGCGACTTGTACTTCAGCACAGCGAGCTTGGCCTGTCCCTGGTAGGGGCTGTTATGCAGGGTGACACTGCAGATCCCCTCAGTGACCAGCTGCAGCCTgacctccagctcctgctggctcaCCCACATGCCCAGGCCGCTGAGGACGAGCTCGCGCTTCTGCGTGCTCCAGCACACGACGATGGTGCAGCCCGGGCGCAGCTGGTAGCGGTGCAGGCTGTCGATGGCTCTGTGCGCGTCCTGCGGGGACGCGTAGCGCGCAAAGGCAAAGCCCCGGTTGAGGCCGCTGAAGGTGAGCATGAGGCGGAACTCGTAGAGCATCCCCACGCTCTGGAACAGCGGGATCAGGGTGTTCTCGTAGATGTCCTGCGGCAGCCTGGCGATGTACACCTCGGTGCCGGCCGGCGGGGGGCCGCCCACCCAgcctgcggggacacggggatgttGTGGCAcagtgacatggggacacagtgacactgtgcctgtgaaacactaatcttaaagaaattaggattttagttaaaagaaactgggcttgagatcgttacctgaaacttaaataattgattgcctgtcaatttatgtttgtgtgcttgcaatgggaaaggatgaaactagtagttaggtccaaagaacacgaacaattgcaaccagaaactcattctttgcacaactggagttgccccagaaaccatttgtattgtcattaataaaaaggtcagggcgaggaagactcaccttacttcctccttctaagacccctccccacaaaaacgaccccagacttaattcaagaagccaaccacgcatgcttaatagccattcaagctaattaccataggaagcaggggatgggaggggctggtattatgaatatatatttgtttgaaccttttgtcaataaatacaCTCTgatcacctgtaattttgcagtgtgtattagggggctacccacactgctgcccagcgctgaataaacataccctttctaactttaaattgttagagagtgTTTTGcccatcacagttgagtattgATATTAGACCAATattcatattttggtaaatcacctGTGCTGAGCCCCACCTGCTCTGACATACCTGGGGGGGGCCCTCCATAGCGCCTCTGCCCGTTGATCTGCACCAGCTCGATGCCGGTCTCCTCCTGCCAGGCGAGCAGGGCCATCTTGCCTTGGTGATTCTGTTGGTCCATGCCTGAAGGAGGAGATGATGGTGGTGATTGTGTGAGCAGCCTCCCGGCTGGGAGCATCCCAaccccagcagggcactgcAAGATCCACTGCTGGCCAGTATGTGGAAGGGCAAATGAACCCCTCTGCTCTCAGGGCACCTGAGGAGCCTCCCAACACTCCCATCCCAAGGGCTGTCCAAGCCTGCTCCACATCACACAAAGTTCACCAACTTTGTTAGAGCCTAAAGTCAACAACAGTTTCCTACAGTTCTGCAAGGGCTTGGAAAGCCAAAACAccggcagcagctgcctggtgctgcaagagggagctggagcacagagccaaggcAACCCACTGCATCACTTCTAAAAATTTCAAAGGTTTATTAAAAAccttaacaaaaaaaccccaaaggattgaataaggaaaaattacagCGCTGGGAGCATGGGACTAAACTGCTATGTGCTACAAAATGGATGCTCTGCTTTTTACACCTCTGGCCCCTCCTAAAGTCTTGTCAGTTAACTGCTTCTTTGCCATCTATTGGTGGAGGTTTCTTTTCTGGAACTTGACTAGAGGTCAGGTGTTATGCTATGCCTCCTAGTAACAGGGCTTCCCTCCTCCCAAAATGCCCCAGGCAAGGGGCAAGGTTAATAACACGGGGAAAGGGAGACTATGGGGATAACAGAGAACATCTAAATAACAAATCACAATATCATAACTACACACCAATTAAACTTTCTTTAACATACACATAATATTCATCTCTTAATTGGAAGAGCCAACCATCAAATTATCCATCTATAACAGCATCATGAcagctttaaaatgaaagacagTGGGTTACACTGAACATTGGGAAGAAAATCATCCCTGTGAAGGTGGCGATGCCCTGGCAGaggttgccccatccctgcaagtgctcaaggccaggctgaatgggacttggaacaacctgggatagtggaaggttcCCTGCCAGTAGAGAAAAGATAGAATTAAAGAGAAACTAGAATTGACAACCGAACTGGAAAGCAGTAAAGCAGCTGAGTTATTACTGTCCTTGAAAatagagcagctgcagagacagTTACaggagaacagaaaacaaaagttgGAGGAAAAAGTTGTCTAGAATATTAACTGTATTTCCTGAAGATTGCCCAAATCCTTGGCCTTGTTACAAAACGAGCTGAAATTAGAAGACATTAGTCTTTAATGAACAATTAGCCAGGAGTATTACTGAAATTTTAGACCACAGGGAAATCCCCACCTGTGCAACACTTAATTGCATGAATTTTTGGTATCACCGACGTTCACTCCATCCCACATCTCACTAAGATGGAGTAATTTTCACGTGATACCAAGAATTCTATGTGTAATGTCAGACTAATTGACCATTCTCAAGAACTAGGATTTACAGGTCGTCCACCGAGAAAAACAGAGGTGGAAAGAATTATATAATCAAGCATTATTTTCAAGAATTCAAAAAAATTTGCAATTCTCCCTCCCTCAGGGCAAAGATGAAAGAAACCCCTGACTAAAGTTAGTAAAAAACTGTAAAAGCTGTATAGTTTCCAACAGGAGCAGTATACCCCGACGATCCTGTTACAGGAGGATGGGGTTTTACCGagcatataaatatataaatatataaatataaccTACTTTAAACTGGCCCTGAACGATGGTACCTTGAACTGTTTAGTTCGACTGCTTTTCAGGAGACAGAACAGAGATGTTCTGAAAAGGGACTTCTATCTCTAGTCTGAGCAGCGAACGAACGCGctcacattttccatttaagTAGGTAAAAATGGGCCAAAAAGGCAGAATTCGATGGGTTTTCCATACCCCATATTACCCCACCCAAGTGGAGGCACAGAATGGGCTATTGAAGAAGAGCCCCGAAGCCACACAGGACTGGGTGGCATACTCAGGGCACTTTACACAGCTAAATAATCGCTGTGGCCTGCCTGAGCCAGGTTTTATGCAAACTCTGAATGAGGTGCTCCACCCTCCATTCAAGGGGAACATCGACAGCTTTAAGATCAGGACAACCTGTAAAAGATCACAAATTCAAACTGTGCCTGTGACTGACTAAACCTCGGGGCACGCTTACTTGGGAATCTATGAATAGCACTAGTACAAAACAGAATTAGGGTGCAGTGGCTCTTAcctgtttttaataaaataatcttaCTTTTTCAGAAAACGATATCGGAAATGATGCCAGCACGTCTCGACTGAAAAACAAGTTATGTATTGAAGGAGTGCTTATTCTCCTCACAGGAGGAATCAGCACCAGAATAAACATAAATCACCAAACCTGACCCACTGGATGGAAACCTTTCCTTTCTCTATCTGTAATGGTCACTGTGATAATGGCTGTAATCGTGCTTGAGCCTGAATGCATTTAATGACCATTGCTAAAAAATAAGccataattatatatatataaatgatTTAGGAGCTTAGCATAATAACATGCATTTGGCAGAGGGAAATATAACCGTAATATGTGAAGCACAACTTTCCACCAAAaagggggaattttttttactcaGCATCCAATGCTGACACATGAAAGGGAAGTTTTAGTGGAGATATAGTGTATCCACAGTTATAAGTTGTGGTACCACAAAAACGAATTTAAACCTCACACTGCATTCCACTGCCTCCCAAGCTCCTGATAAGATCGGTGAAATCTTATCTCCACAACTTTCTAAAACTGGGCGCTATGCCATCAGATATACCAGCCAAAAACCGTGGTCCTCAAAGCAGTGGAATTATCAGTGCAGGTTGGTATCTGCAGTTCCATTTCTGTCTAGTCCCTGTGCACGGTGGTCGGCAGGGTTTGCATGGACACACCCTGACCTCTCCAAAACCATCTGGGAAAGAGTGAAAGCTATTCTGGGGACAGAATTGGGAACACCAAGTACCATGGATGCTGGAGTcctagaaaacaaaatgaactCGGTAAAAAGTGATTTATACCAATGGAAAGATCCATCAGGACCCTCCTCACCAGCATTAGGAACTAGGCCTTTATCAGACCTGAGCAGGAAAGGATGGAGGTAAAAGATCAGCAGCTAACAGTGAATGCCATGAAGTGCTGGCACCTCTCCACCTCCAAGGGGTTTCACCTTcgtgaaccccaaaatccaccttcGGAGGAGTTTCCCGCAGCGCGGAAACGCGTGTTCCACAAGAACAACGGACCAGCCCCGTTCCCTCCTCCGAGCCTCGTGGTCCGGCCCCGTGGCTCTCGCGATGGCCCTGGCGCCGGGAACCggcccagaggtgctgggctgtggccagGCAGGACCC encodes:
- the DND1 gene encoding dead end protein homolog 1; protein product: MGQPLPGHRHLHRDDFLPNVQCMDQQNHQGKMALLAWQEETGIELVQINGQRRYGGPPPGWVGGPPPAGTEVYIARLPQDIYENTLIPLFQSVGMLYEFRLMLTFSGLNRGFAFARYASPQDAHRAIDSLHRYQLRPGCTIVVCWSTQKRELVLSGLGMWVSQQELEVRLQLVTEGICSVTLHNSPYQGQAKLAVLKYKSHEAAALARKALMEGNLRLREAGIRVDWLDSQLKKKLQQLCEEEPLSISVQGGNNLAVPGAVAPCLPLEDVLECLNMLCWKLCLRKPVFLIKCVLVKPNGWQKFWYQVVIPGFQVLVTDFTWVFSDRHGLSEFKKAKVAAALHTLQLLS